The genomic interval ATGTGAGAAGTGCTACTCTGCTGCCTATATGTGCTAGGGAAACGCACTGAGGGAGGCAAAATGTGTTCATGTAACCCATTTCAACCAATATCACACTTTGCAATTTGTGGAAACCCTTGCCTGTTGTGTTTGAAAAAAAAGCTAAGTGGAGCCAGTTCATCCCAAAGAACCCTCTTACGCTGCTGGCTGTAGGACCTTGCCTACAGCAGGGGCAACCTTTTGCCTGCTtttgagcagggccagcacattTTTATGAACCCTGTAAGGTGGTGCAGGCTGACACAGCtactaaaagaaaaacatctctctCTACCCCATCTGCTCCTACTGCTGCCTAAAAAAGGGCTAGAAGCAGATGGTAGGAGCAGAGTATTAACTCATAATGCTACACCAGCCTAGTTCACTCTACAAAAGCGCTGTATCAGCACAAAGGAAGGGCCTTTGTGGACCTTTCTCAGTGGTGGAAATTAACATCTGGAGGTGAAGAAGACAGGATATCTTGTTCTGCCAGCAGCATCAGCCTCTGGCAGCCTAAAAATCCATGTGCAAGTGTGGTCTCAGTGACAACCTGTGCTTTCACAAACTCCTTTGTGCAATGAACACTTCTGGACAAACTGTAGGGGATGAGGGAGCCCTCTCCCATAGTGTGTGGCACATATGAGATTTTGGCATCTGTTACCTCCTTCAGGTGATGTGTTTACTCTTTTAGTAGCAGCCTGTGCTTTTGGCTGAGAGGAAATTGAGTTCCAATGTTATTCTTAAAAGAATGCAGGTTCAGACTTCTTAAGGGTTTTATCCttgttattaaaacaaacaaagaaaccaattttaaaaacttaatttcacCTAGACAATCCAAGCTCCATGACAGTAACAGCAAAAAGGATTTGCAATCGAAGTGTTAGAATGTGGGTTAACACTGAATCTTGTCCTGAATGGCAGCCTCAGCCAGCATATAGAAGGCATTCAGCATGGGAACAACTAAACTAACCATCCAACAGCATTCTTGGGTCCTTAGGTATTGTAAGATACCAGTTGTGAGTCTGCTGTAGGCAAGGCAAACTCATCACTCTGGTACGCCTTGACGCTGAAAAGCCAGGGAGTCCTGAGTCAGGAGGttagctgaaaagcagctttttcacATATATTTCCAAAGTTTCCTTTTTCAGGAAGATTTTGATGTTTCCTTTGAAGGTCACCTTTCAAATCTGTTCTGTAAAGTTGCCTTAGGTATAAAGTCCTTACTCAAATATATTAAAAGGTCAAATAAATTGCACTAAGTAAACAAGCTAGCTTTGCTAGCTTTCGCAGGTGTCCAGCACATGGGAGCTTTAGGATACATGACAGAGAATAAAAACTTGACTTATCTCTCTCCTTTCAGTAAAACTGGGCAGTAACTtgctgaagcaaaagaaaaagtttcagacCAAAAATTCTTTCCATTCTAAATTCAGGAAGTAGGGCGCTTGTGAGCTGAGCTGATAGAGAGCAACAGTTCATGTAGTATTTTGCCATTTAAGAGAAGCTAACAGGAATATCTGCAGTGATTTGATTTTAAGCATTTTCAATTGCAGGACAGGAACATAACCTCCCTGCATCTTTCATTTGTCAAGACCCACATGTTTAGACAGATGAGTTAATAAAGAACCTCCCCTCAAAATAAAACCAGCATAGCCTACTAGTTTCAAGGCTCTCTAATTTATGGCTTAAAATTTTCCACTGCTCTGGGTCTGTTTCATGCAGTTGTCACTCAGTGGTAGGCTGAAGTTTCAGGATGTTTCTGATGGCTCAgcctttattttttaaccttaacATAAAATTGATATTATCCACTGAGTTGCTTTGAGTTTATGAAGAGGGCACTTTCATAAAGACCCCCTCAGAGAATGTACAAACCACTTTCTTCTATcttttattttactctgaaaTGCCAACCTGACCCATCAAACAGATTCCTACAGCTGGCTCTTACAGACAGCTGCCTTTTTCTTTAGCATACTCAAATTTTAGACCCCAGCCCGCTGCCAACCCTCAACATTTTTTCTTAATCTCCATGTGCCGTGGTAGACAAAATTTCCACTGAAGGCAGAGTGGCAGTGGTGGTGCCTTGGCTCAAAGGCTGATGCTTCCCACAGCCGAAGGGCGGAAGTTTGGGAGTCGCAGCTGGAGTGCCAAAGTTCCTAATGTCCGTTCCTGGTAACTCAGCGCCTTTACCCCCTCACCTGATctattttatattataaatataaatatgttatttatatatttaatattaatttttacacattatatatatatttaatatattctatatttttatatatatatatttttcgcCAAGAATTTCTCAGGATGGCTGAACTTCTTCTGGAGGAATAAAATGGTAATTTAGAAAGCGATTCCTGCAGCATCCCTTGGAAGTCTAAGCCTGACCTTCCTCCTTGAGGCTTTCCACGTGGTCAGCAGGGAGGAATGCGTGCAGTTTATCTGACCCACCTTAGATACTTGTTTTAGGAAGAACCGAATCTGGAAGTGCCTCCTTCTCTCTGACGACGCTGAAGAGAATCTGGCTTGAGTAGCTTGGACCTAGTTAATGCCAGAAAGCCTCCACAGGGCAGACAAGGCCCACCTCAAGTCTGTACCCATCTCTCATCCCCTGGCTTTTGAAAGAGTTGTCCTTGGAAGACTTCTCCTAAGAGTTACATCTCCAAGAATGGTGGAATTATTAATAATTCCTTGTAAAGTCActatttctgtgggaaaaaaaaaccccaaacccccacTGTAGTTCATTCTGCGGTTTTCTGTCATAAAGCATCTTTCTAACACAGCAGGTGCAGATGCATGCAGAGTGAAGCATTAGAATATTATTAAAATGGAACCACTTACGCATATTTCCTCCACGCTTCCATAAAGATCTTGGAGGCAATTCTTACTTGAAGAACTTCAAATTGTCCATTTGTcggtattttaaaatatccacACAAACTAGTATTAATGCCTACAGCTTGCAAATAACTTTATGGAtggtgagactttttttttccaggatcacTCTTCAtactaattgtttttaaaaatgaacactcAAAGTGTTTAGGTCCACGAATAATTTCATAATATCAGTGGCCGCAAAATGAAGAATGTGCTTGCTGGCACATTTCTTTAATCCGTGGTGGCAAGCAAGGATCATGCTGCTGTTTTATGCGAATTCTAATGAAAGCAATTCATCTCATTTCCATCACCCTCTATGCCATTATTTATGAATCAGTCTTCAGATCTCTTGCATAAGGAAGAATTTTGGTAGTGAGAACTGATCTCTGATTTGTGCTAGGAAATCAGCAACCGGAAAACAAGCTTACTAAGTACCATTAGAAATGTCATCTAGCAACAGCCACTGGCTCCATATTCCTCCCCTAAAATGTGCAGATCCCATGAGTGCAGAGCTCCGTGCTTATGCCACGCTGAATGGCTGGCAGAGACATCTGGCTGCAGCAGTGCTCGCTGGCTGCTTCAAGATctgctgtggagaaggacctTTCCAGGTCCCCAGTTTGCATGCAGCCTAAGGCAGCAATGCCCGAAGCTGGGGTGCTGGTTCCTTGGCTATTGTTTGGCTTGCGAGAACTTGTGGCTTCAGCTTCGTTCCCCAGGGACAGGTCTCAATGTATTAGGAAAACAAAACCTCCTACTGACACTGCTGCAGGCCGTTTCAGCAGAGGGAATACACCgtgcccctgcctctgcctgcttGTGGGAAGTCTGACGCAGCCATCTTCGTGCCGCTACTGGAATCTCAGTGAAGCGACTCGCTCTTGATACAAATTAAGTGCCCCTGGGCTGACTTCACAGGAGCTGCAGTTACCCCAAATCGAGGTCTAGGACAAAGGGACTACAGGTAGATAGAAGTACAGGCCTGCTGAAGTTGGCGCTTTCCATTAGGAGCGCCGAGCCTGCCGCcctgtccttttcctttccccatgcTGAACAGAGCAGGGGCATCATAGCACGGGGGCGGGAGCAACTTGCACAGTCAGAAGTTTTTTTATTAACCCGCCCTGCCAATCTGGCACCTTTTAAGGCcactattttcttttcccctttaaagAAAATACCATGACTGTTTGGCAAATGGGATGGCTATTTTAACTTCTTAGCATGATTTATATTCCATTCCCTGCTGGCTGCCATCAAGGTTAGTCCAGTCCAATCTGCTACACGTTTCTGATTTAGTACCATTCTAGCAACCCCTCAGTAACTCCAGTGAAGGAGACAGGATGTTATCAAAAAGCTAGAGTAATGCATAGCTGCACCTGAGCACAGCCAGGGCAAGCCACACACTGCTATTTCGGGAAGCTTTtataccttttatttttccttttcaaatgcatTCAAACTGCTGCTTAAAATACAGAATCTCTCTCTGTTGACAAGGCTGTTCTGTTCGCTTTGGCAGTGCGTGATTATGGGAGACAGAAATGTGGACATTATTACAGAGCATCTTTGTGAAGTTAGAGGGCTCTAGGCTCTAGAGTTTGCTTGTGGGTGACGATGCCAGTAAACAGCTGGTTAGCCAGTGGAGTGATGTGGTTGTCTGCGTCCCAGGCCAGCGGGGAAAGAGAAGCCCCTTGCCCTTCCACATCTGCTCACGGACCCTTTGGCTAAGCAGTCTCCTTGCAGTTGTACTGCCTGAAAAATCAACACTCTTGCTGTCACTTAAACTTGGATTCACTCCAAGTTCTTGCAAGGTTGtcacttttcttcagaaattaacACCCACTTTTAGTTGTTGTGGACTATCATTGTCTAATGTGCACTGGAACTTAGCAAAAAATACTGCTTCCTGTATCTACAGAGGCTGGACTACATGTTTTACCCTTCTAGTTCCTTGAATCTATTTTTTCTTCAAGCCTGCATGTTTCTATTTTGGGCCATTTTATAGAGTGACTTTCTGAACCAGTTCAGCCCATATACCAATAAAAAGAAAACGAAGAACAACCCCTAAACAAATCAGAAACAGGAAAGCCAGGATTGTCAAGACAGAGCTAAAAGAGACTGCACTATAGTAAGAAATCAGAATAAGTGTCAAATATTGACTACCTGCATCTGTGAGTGTCTCTGAGACATAAAACCAGCTAGAGCTTTTCTTAAAGTACAGTGACTAGAGGGGCATGCTACCAAGGGCTGCCATTTTGGAGGTGTTTTGGCCAAAGTCATTGGCTTAgcacttatttttaaaggcttgttCATCTGAATTTCCCAATGGGGTATAATATATAAGGAACTCTTGGAATCTAAGTTACTTTAAAATCATATCTGCCGCAGGGAAATTACTCATAGCTAAAGGGGCTGGTTATCAGTGTTGCAGATTCTGCAGAGACCTGCTGCAGAATTTATGCAACCTTGCTGTAAAAGCGAAGGCTTACAAGTCCCAGAGCTCCACTGGTCATGATAATGGATTTCCAGTGAAAAAGGACCTAACTTTGCTTCATGTAGGATACGAAAATCAGAATCCAAAGTAAACAGTATTCCCAGTGGCATCTAAACACATACTTTCACACACACAGATATTAAAGTAGTtctgggaaagaagaggaagaaaataaaacctggTTGCATTTCATCAAGCTAGCATTTGTTTGTACAAAACACGAATGTCACTaatcttgtttatttaaaattataagcAATGAAGGAGTCTTACTGGAAAATTGGTTTTACAGTAGTTCAGCCCATCACAGTACTCTCATTTTTCAAGAGTAATGTCTAACAATTTTAGCTGATTTTTTAACATGTTCTTTTCGTATCGTAAACGGCATCCAACATTGCCCCTACCATCTCTAGATTAATTTATTCCTAGTAAAGTCTTTGACTGTTATTCCTGGAGACTAAATCTGGACCCAGATTGTCAAAGGTCGCTTCTGATTTTTGATGACTGAGTCTGCAATGGAGTTTTATCTTGACTTGAGATAAGCTGGATTTGTTTCTTCACAAACTGAACAATCACAAACCTAGCTGGACTCTGTACATTGATCTAGCACCCTCCAAATGATAACATTGCAATATCTCAGATTTGTCCCTCAGATACTGAGAAATCTGaagtcaaaacaaaatgttattcCCAAGTATGTATCAAGCCGATGAGACTCTAGGTGGCTGCAACTTTGCTGCTCCAGTCTTCCCAAACATCCCACATTGTGCTGGTCTGTGCTGGGAAGGTCAGGCTACAGGTAAAAGGATAGCATCTAGTTTTAGCTTAGCTGGGCCAGCAATTGGTGGCAACTAGTAACAGTGTTCCTGTGATATATACCTTTGCAGCCAAAAATTGGGCAAGGACTGCCATCTTGTTCTACGTGGTTCACCCCAAGACTCATCCTAAGATAACAGCTTTTGGCCCATGCTAAGGTAATCTAACTTGGCATGAGAGACGTTGGACTCCTTAACCAATGATGAAACTCATGAGTTGCAACCTCCTGCCTAGACCTGTCCTTTTCTGCAAAACAGGTAACAAGAGTTCTTCCTGGGATAATATGCATAGTCATTATAGTGACCAGAAAATGGAAGATTTCTTTATTATATATTCACTGGATCTCACATGCTGGATATATAGCAGATCATTATGGGACAGCCATGAGCTCTGTTGGTCATTCATGTCTCACGAGTTACTGGTCATCTCTGCATTTCTTGTTGTCTTTGGCTCTTTTAGAATTGCTGAATAGCTTCAGAGTTTACGACTTTATGTATATAAATTTATAGAAATTTAGACATATAAAACTAGCTTCTGAAAAAGCTCTAAATAATCTTTCCTGGCTCCTCGGCATGTGAGTAAACTTTTGTTCTGCCAACAGCGTTTTTACCTCCCGCACCCCTGCGATGCCGCTACTCTGAACTGTCGGTATTTCGTCGACCGCGCGCAATTACTTAACTAAGTCACTTAACGGAAAATTAACGTTACGCGAAGCTCGTCCAGGCCGCTTGGCAAGACGCAGCACGTGCAGTTATCAGGGCGGGCACCTGCCCTTCTGCAGAAAGCCCGAGATCGGAGCCCTTCAGTCTCTCTCCTACTTACTTTCAAGTGGACGGGGAAAGGGCgctcctggaggagagggagcaggagggtTCGCTCTGCCTCCACcagccgggcggccgcccccgcgacGCGGGCCAGCTTGCTGCGCAGAGCGGCCTCCCGGAGCGTCCCAGGGCTCGCCGGGCCCGGctgcgccgccggctccggcccggcccccccggggtcGCGAGGAGCTGGCTCTCCGCTTGCTGCTTCTCCCTTAGGGCTTCCCCCCGGGGcttttctctctgcctccagCCCCCGAGTCCGGCCAGGCCCGAACGCCTCTCCCGGGCCGTGCCGAGACCCGCCGGCACCAGACGTTTGGGTTTGGGAAGGGTGGTGGGAGCGGTGGGGCGGCCCGCGGGCTGCGTCCTCGTGCCCCCGGCGCCCTGCGCCCTGGAGGAGCCGCAGGGTCCGGAGACCCCCCAGCTGGTGACTGACAGAGACCAGCAAAGCGGCCGGACCCGCCATAGCCCCGCTGCCTCTGCTCCCGCGTCGGGGCCTCGCGGCGGCCTTTTAAACCCCGCGCGGCCCTCTTCCCTCCCGCTCGCCTCGTATCTCTCGTCCCGAAGTGGGtggccgcccgccctgccccagcccgccCCTCCGCTCCGGGCTCCCCGGCCCGCCGGCGCGCGCCTCGGGCACGCTGAGCGATCCCCGCTCCGCTGCGTTTCTTGGCCCCgcgcgccggcccggcggggcgggtgCGCGGCCGAGCGCAGGGCAGTGTCAATCCccctgcggtccccgcggggacggggacggggacggtcGGCTCACGCGGGGCAGGGGGCCAGCAGGAGGTGGCCCGCTGAGGGCAGCGCTGTGGAGTTCGGTGCTGAAGGGTTTTACAGTGCGTGTTTTGATGAGGAGCTGAAACGGAGAGCAAGGGCCGGGAGCGAAACCAAACCCCTCCCAGCTTCAGGGACGTCCAGCACAAATTAGGTCCATGCTCCTCCATCCCACACCGTCCGAGCTGGGCACCTCTGAAGCCCAAAGACCACCAGAAAAGTCCTATTGGACTTGAGCGGAGGTGGCCCATCGGTTTCCACCAGCAAGCTACAATTGTTATCAGTTAAAACTTCCCAGAGTTACAACGTCCCAACATATCCTTGGTTTTcttgctgttattattattaaccaCCCTAAAACGCACCAAGCGCATCTAGACCTGTCAGTCTGACAGTACGGCATTTGgagcatgaaggaaaaaaaaaaaaaaaggctcaagtAGGAAAACAGTGGGTTGGAAACGGGAAGGTTGAATGAGCCCCACCTGAAATAACtccaaaaaaaagcatttctggcTTTGGTGAGGCAGCCAGAAGGATCCTATATGTTTTTGTATACGGTTCCCAGAGGATTTAAAACTGTAAGATTTGATGCTAAACCTATTTCTGTGCTCTGAAACTAAGGACAGCTGTACAAATATTTGCTGCTTTTAATTAAACCCAACATTGCTACTTCCTTGATTTAAGTTAGGTCAAAGGACTGGCAATTTTATGCTTTGATAGATgaagaaaaacagttgtgggtgtTGTGTTTTAGAAATATGTTATAAAATAAGAAGGCTGAGGGAAAAGGCCTCAGAGGCTATAATAGCTCTCCCCTTGTGCTTTCTTCTCAGAGATGTTTTCCTTGTCAAATATTTTGCCTTATCCATATAGCAACTGTTTCTACTGTAATTCTGCTCATTATTTTTCCTAGAAAGACTTTTATCTAAAGTTTCCATTTGCTCTCAGTTAAGCTTTACATAGCATTTTCTCAGTTTTGCATTCTTTGTAAATCTAAATACATTTGCTTTGTTAAGGGGAAGCGAGGAGGGAAGTGCCCAGTCCCACCTGCTTGGACCCCCATATGTCACCTAAACCACGCGGCAAAATATGTCACAGAAATTTTCTCAGGAGAACTGCTGGTCTTTGCTGCTACTCCTCAGGACACACACGGTCTCTTCCAAAATCTGATGTATCTATTCTGTCTCAGTGCTAGAAATAAACTGCCAACTTGCAGACCCATTTTTTTGTCACACAGCAAAGAAGTCAGAGCACTAACGCAGGACTCAGCAGAGTAAAGTTCTCATTTCAGCTCTGTGGCTGGTTTGCTACCTGTCCTGGGACAAGTGCCTTAGACTCCACTATGGGAAATGACGATAATAATACCGACTCCAGCATCAAGGTGTTTTGGTACCTATACAGTAACAGAGCTATATATTAGAGTTTTTCAGGCTTTTAGAGGTCAAAGATGACTTTGAATTAAGCAGGAATTTCCCCCTGAATTGTCTTTTTGTCAGACAATCCTGATTTATCAATATGCATTTTCTACTGGAAAACATCCTTTTTTcgtcaactttaaaaaaaaggggagaagtttCTAGAAAGTCAGAATAATGCATTTGAAtatccaaaaatatatttataagttctttttttttaatacaagttttTCAGTCTGCATTTAAGCCAAGGTAAAGACAAAAGATTCCAAGGAGGAGTTAGATAAATGTTTTGCTTGCCAGGactcatattttgctttttttttttttttttggtggggtgcaattccttttaaattttgatttacaAAGATTTTTGAGATTTCAACTTTTCGTCCCCAGGGAAAATCTcaatttttctgtggaaaaagtaaTCAATTTCTTCCACTTTGGTACATATAATAGAAAGACTGGTGGGATTGTCCCTACTACTAGCATAATGTTATTTCTACTTTAATAGTCACGTATCCCACTGTGTTTAGTTTTCACTCAAGTGAAAACTAAGTTTCACTTACTGTGGTAGGACTTAAAGATTCTTCAATATAATTTCAGTAAAGttctttgttattattactaACATTAGTATTATATTACTGCTACCACTagttttattgctgctgttgctgtggtgCTCAGTATTGgtattgattttaaaagataTCTGGCTCCTTTTCTAAAGATGTAGCCCTCATCTATCAATAAGAGGCATCTGCTCATAGATAGATAGACCTCTCTTCCTATATGGGATTATCAGACTAGACCAGCACTAGTGCAGGACCCACGCCAGGCATTCAAACAGAGCAACTGCAACTGAGGTAAAAGAGCAGAGAACTGTGTGTAAGAAAGTGAAAAACAACTGATGCCTTTGCTTAGTTTATCAGCTTACTTGCTTCCTAAGTTCTACAAATCTGGTCTCTGTAGTAGTGCAAAGTTTGGGATAGAATaatattttacacatttttttctacaaaaacatAAAGAACTCCAAACTCTCTAACAAGCCCTTATTAGGAATTCTGTTAGACAAACATTAGGTTGGGATTATAGTAAAAATGAAGAGTGTAAGTCAGTCTTTATTTCCAGCATCTGCCTCCCTATCTGTTCATTGTTTACTCATGTACCATGTGGAATCCTGAAGATGTTGAGCCATCAGTCAAGTAGAGAATAAGCCAAGAAGAGATATATCATGAATTGATGTTAAAAAAATCATACGGTGGGACAGCCACCTTCATTACTGCTAGTACGTTTCACCTCAAAACTAAAACTGTGGCAGAATGGGTCTGTTATATGCTTTTAACAAGGTTCTGATGTGTATGCATAAATCCAGAGGTTCTCTTCCTGACACTGATGCTGGCCTATCTGCTTTGCAGCGTACGTGCAAAAGGACAGACATGAATGTAGGAGATTCTGCCCCTTAATCCAGGATGTGTAAGGAAGTGCCAAGTTTGTCCCTACTGTGCTTCTACTAtaattgaatgtatttttatagtCAATTACTTTTTCTCAATGAGTTAACCATCCTTTCAAAAGAATAAGATGAATAGCTACTTTTTTAAATCTGGCAGTACTTTGagcaaatacagcatttttttttctgtctcaaatAGCTCAAGGCTAAAAACCCAAAGAGCAAGAAAACTgctctttctccccctctttcaaaatgaaagttaAGGTTTTGTGGGATTCGGCCCAATCCGTGGGATTTATGCTGCACCTGTTAAATTCTCAcaagaaaaatcaattaaagTATTGTGACTTTGGAAGAAACATAGGAAATCTGCTGGGAGACTCTAGCTCCATGGATTttctgcacctgcagctctctgcagTCCCAGCTCAGTGCCTTTTGGGTAAGGAGGGGCTCTTGGGCCAGTGCCACAGGCCACTCGCTTTCCCTCGGCACACAGGGAGAAGCCCACTTCTCTGATCTGCTCCTTGTTTGCTCTCTCTTGTTTGAGTTGGCATCTGCTGATGGTGTATGGATGATGAGGCCTTCCAGACACAGCACTAGAGCATTTGGTCATGCAGCTTTGGAAGTCCCCGTAGTGGATGTGGCTGGCAGTTGTAAGAGGGCTTCACTGCTCTCAAGTGTCTGGCCCAGGGTCCAGGAGGCCGAGATCTTGTAGCAGTTAGctccaaaaccaaaccaaatctgatggtaatctttaaaaaatttgGAAGGCAATAAGCCCGTAAGCCTTCATCCTCAGTTGGCTAAAGTGGGATTCACCAGGAATGCTTAGGCCATTGCTGATGGTTATTACTGTTGTTGTTTGCAAGTTAGAGTACTCATGGGATGGCACTAGGAGAGCAGGGATATAGGGAGCACACAGTTTTGGAAGAGGATGTATGTCCAGGAAATGTGCTATGCATGTTCCCAGAATGTGTTGATCTAGTTTGTACATAAACACTAAGTGGCAACCAGGAATATATATTTGATTGTCCCGATCATGTCTTTTTTTATGTGAATGTTAGCAAAGAGAACTCTGGACTGTTACAGAGATAGATTAAACATTCATTAACAGTCATAAACCTACTAGCTTCAGCACAAAATCCAAGCAAGAACTGATGAGGATTAGGAAGAACTTTGTCTCTGGGGAAAAGATAATTCCATGGTGTCTCTTTACAGTATGTCTTGCACTTTTATTTTCTGGCACTAAATATGGTCAAGGAAAGAGGCATAGTCCAATCCAGGGGGGTTCAGGTCAGACTCATTAGAGGATCTGGGTTTATAAAACTCATTGCTATAGTAGATAGTTTTTAGAGCAATCCCTACTGTGAGTGCATGAAGAGTTTCAACCTTTGGCCTCCTTATGAGTTAAGAAGATATTTGTGGAAATGTTCTATCCCTTCTCTTCATGCTATGTAAGAAAAGGGTCCAATGCTTTgctagagaaagaggagaagggaatGAGATTTTGCAGCCCACAGAAGGGAACATGATATTGTATGTAGCCTTGCCATTCTGGGAAGAGTGGGTGCTGGATCCCAGTCTATGTGCCGGGGCTGTTTTGGCTTTTCACATAAAATTAGATATAATATAGATGGCATCACGGAGATAGGCATTTGTACTCTCCCCTGTGGTCCCTTCCTGCCATTCCTGTGCCCTAGCCAACAGCCACAGCCACCTTGCTCCCCACTCATACTGGTTTCTGGACTGGGGAAGTATTTCCAGCAATGCGGCAGTGTCAGCAGGAGGTAGGAAGACCATGGCATAGTGTGCAGGGCACACTCGCAGGAGCTCtcacaggagcagagcaagtgggacATCCCTGCTGCACTTCCCTCCAGCAGGGCAAGGTGCGCAGATAGGAGGCAGCAGATATGCCTGAGCTCTGCTATAGCTGCTGCAACGTGGAGGGATGGGCAGCAGGAATAAGCATGAGAATGAGAAAAGGCAAGTAAGGTGTAGAATTTTTCAACCTAGTATTTCCACCGCCTCTGACCATTTTAAGCACAAAGGATTTTCCTTAACTGTGGTGATCTCTTTGTTTAGTAACCTGTACTGGATCCCTCTTCCAAGTGATTGTCTACTCTCTTTTTAAATCTATGTAAAATCGTTGCAGCCACAAAGTCTTTTGGCAAGGAGGCCCACAAGTATACCTACTTGTTGCTTGAAGAACCGCTTCCTCACATTTGTTTTCAGCCTGTCTCCCTTATGGCCCATTGTTTTTGTAGAAGAGGCAGTGAGTAGTCAGTCCTCCTCCGTGACACCAAGGATTTTGCAGACCTTTATCATATTTCCCGTAAGAtacctcttctccaggctggagaaCCGTGGCCTATTTAGCCGTGGAAGACACTTCGTAACTTTGATAATCTGAGTTGCTCTTCTTTGAGCCTCTGCCTTTCTGAGGTGAGGACACCAGAAGAGCAGGTGAGCTCTTCAAGGAGTGGGTGAACCCTGAATTTAAACACATTCACTGCTGAAACAGCCCTTGAGGTGTTACTGCtccttcctggcctcttcccatTTTCCTGCTGGAGGTTATTGCCCCCACAGAGGGCCAGATGGGAATATTGCTTGTCCCAGAAGCATGAAATCAGCCTAgctgaagacaaaaatattttcatgctcGTACGTGTTGTTCACAGGAAACATTTTGCCCTTAGAACCAACCTTTTTATATAACAGCAACTAAATACACGTTTCACCTAAGTGGAGATACTTTGTTAGAAATAAATATGCTTATAAGCATTTGGAAGCATAAAGGTGATATTTATAAAGTGATCAGAACACCCACTATGCACTGCATAAGCCAGTGAAAATAACAGCTGCTGAGTTTTATCAGCTTTAGAGCACCACGGGAGCAGCACATGGACCAGTTAATCTGTGATGTGTCGGTGCTGAGCACAGCTGACTAATGTACTGCTGTGGCTACAGACGGAGTGATCATATATAGACTGTAAGTAGATGATAAAATAAGATGCAGTTTTATGGCTTTTCAAATGCTTCCTCCTAATATCCACATCTGTACTATATTTGAGAGAGTAGAAGCAATGAAAATTCCTGCAGGCCAAAATAACTTT from Struthio camelus isolate bStrCam1 chromosome 1, bStrCam1.hap1, whole genome shotgun sequence carries:
- the DLEU7 gene encoding leukemia-associated protein 7; the encoded protein is MAGPAALLVSVSHQLGGLRTLRLLQGAGRRGHEDAARGPPHRSHHPSQTQTSGAGGSRHGPGEAFGPGRTRGLEAERKAPGGSPKGEAASGEPAPRDPGGAGPEPAAQPGPASPGTLREAALRSKLARVAGAAARLVEAERTLLLPLLQERPFPVHLKDSIEFRNICSHMALQKEGQQFERDLYEAHQCLKIIIEKLICSLAVFPSESYIPVRSALRQILQNLLAM